The bacterium region AACAACCATAATGATGGAGGCGAAGGTTCTGGCTTTAAGGTCTTTTTCCCTGAAGATCCAGACAGAACAGGAAGAAAAGACCATTTTGTTGTTAATGCTGCATGCAGAGAACTTGGTTATATTGTTTGGATGCTTTATGAAATATTCAAAACAGAAGAGAGTTTGAACGATCTAAAGTATAATGCTGAAGGTATGGCATTTGGAATTATGATAATTGAGGGTGAAATTTCTCGTTTTGGGGTAGAAGGTTGGATTATGGAGTATCTTCATGAGTAGCATAACAGATATCATAGTAGAAATTTTATTTGGGATAATGAACATTTTTTACACTTTGTGCATAATTTCTCGACCAATCTTCCTGGGCGCTCCACTCGTTTTGGCATTAGTATATGCCATTTGGAGTTCAAAAAAGGCATTTGTTAAGATTTTATTATTTTTTGGAGCTTTCTTATGGGAGATACTTTTATTTAGGTGGCTGCATGCGGATGGTTTGTCTTTAGGGGACATTCAGATGAGATTTTTTAAATATGTATTGACATGCTTCTTTTTATTTTACATTCTAACGATGGTTGTATTTATTCGAAGGTTAAAAAAGATCTCTTCCAAAATCGTATCAGGTATTATTATTAGTTTAATTTTTGCTTCCCTACCAGTTTTTTATATTGAAGGAAGAGTGATTTCAAAAGAAAGTGGGTCAGAGGGTTCATCGTCTGATATGTGGACTTTAAAGCAGGCAATTGAGAACTATCTTGAAACACATAAGAGATACTATCCAACTCATGATGAATTTCAGAAATATCTTACAACTCATCAGGAATTTCCAAATCAATTAGCCTGTGAAAGGTTGGGTAAAAACTATGAATTGACTCAAAAGAAATATCCTGTTATTCACAACCCAAATCTTATGGTTGCGTGGGGTAAAGAAATTTATGGAATTATTTTCAAGTGGAGATGGGTAATATTTATGGGAAAGATAGACCTTGAAATACACAGGGTCTCTGAAGGAAGATTCCAGAGACTTCTAAAAGAGCAACAATTAGAAACCAAGAAGGATAAGAACCGCTATGTTAGAGAGAATGCAATAAAATCATTGGGTGAGATAGAAGACCCTCGGGTAAAACGACTCATTTCTCTTTTAAAAGATAAAGATTT contains the following coding sequences:
- a CDS encoding HEAT repeat domain-containing protein, with translation MSSITDIIVEILFGIMNIFYTLCIISRPIFLGAPLVLALVYAIWSSKKAFVKILLFFGAFLWEILLFRWLHADGLSLGDIQMRFFKYVLTCFFLFYILTMVVFIRRLKKISSKIVSGIIISLIFASLPVFYIEGRVISKESGSEGSSSDMWTLKQAIENYLETHKRYYPTHDEFQKYLTTHQEFPNQLACERLGKNYELTQKKYPVIHNPNLMVAWGKEIYGIIFKWRWVIFMGKIDLEIHRVSEGRFQRLLKEQQLETKKDKNRYVRENAIKSLGEIEDPRVKRLISLLKDKDLEVRYMAAKALGEIKNPLAVEPLFAAMKIKDVRDMNLADVAGDALGKIGTPRAVELLIAALKDKNSFIRSCAASGLGETKDFRGVDPLIEALKYGDEYVRWKAALALGEIGNARAVEPLILAMTKDEDWNVRGWSAWALGKIGDHRAIESLIAGMAKDEIRSVREFAAKALGEIKGDRAVESLIGVLKNEDLGIQDKAAEALGRTKDYRAIKPLIDALKDGNKGVRISAGYALKEITEKDFGRDPIKWQRWWEQNKGSLDRDIRIIPEQEFQKTLERTARNKKYQGGGE